In a single window of the Arachis hypogaea cultivar Tifrunner chromosome 6, arahy.Tifrunner.gnm2.J5K5, whole genome shotgun sequence genome:
- the LOC112697241 gene encoding glyceraldehyde-3-phosphate dehydrogenase, cytosolic has product MGIKIGINGFGRIGRLVARVALQRDDVELVAVNDPFINTDYMTYMFKYDSVHGQWKNAEIKVKDEKTLLFGGKPVAVFGCRNPEEIPWSQAGAEYIIESTGVFTDKDKAAAHLKGGAKKVIISAPSANAPMFVMGVNEKEYKSDINILSNASCTTNCLAPLAKVINDKFGIIEGLMTTVHATTATQKTVDGPSMKDWRGGRAAATNIIPSSTGAAKAVGKVLPALNNKLTGMAFRVPTIDVSVVDLTVRLEKGASYDEIKAAVKEASEGSLKGILGYTEDDVVSSDFVGDSRSSIFDAKAGISLNNNFVKLVSWYDNEWGYSSRVIDLVRHIASVK; this is encoded by the exons ATGGGTATCAAGATTGGGATCAATG GTTTCGGAAGAATAGGTCGCTTAGTGGCCAGGGTGGCTTTGCAGAGGGATGACGTGGAGCTTGTAGCTGTCAATGATCCCTTTATCAATACTGATTACATG ACTTACATGTTCAAGTACGATAGTGTGCATGGACAATGGAAGAATGCTGAAATTAAGGTTAAGGATGAAAAAACCCTTCTCTTTGGTGGCAAGCCTGTCGCCGTTTTTGGCTGCAG AAATCCAGAGGAAATTCCATGGAGTCAGGCTGGTGCTGAATACATCATTGAGTCCACTGGAGTTTTCACTGATAAAGACAAGGCAGCTGCTCACTTGAAg GGTGGTGCAAAGAAAGTGATTATTTCTGCTCCTAGCGCGAATGCACCAATGTTTGTTATGGGTGTTAACGAGAAAGAATACAAGTCAGATATTAATATCCTCTCCAATGCTAGCTGCACAACCAACTGTCTGGCTCCACTTGCCAAG GTTATTAATGACAAGTTTGGAATTATTGAAGGTCTCATGACAACTGTGCATGCTACCACTG CGACTCAGAAGACCGTTGATGGACCATCAATGAAAGATTGGAGAGGTGGTAGAGCTGCTGCCACCAACATCATTCCCAGCAGTACAGGAGCTGCTAAG GCTGTTGGTAAGGTGCTACCGGCACTGAACAACAAGTTGACGGGAATGGCGTTCCGAGTGCCCACCATTGACGTTTCAGTGGTGGACCTCACTGTTCGACTTGAAAAGGGAGCCAGCTACGACGAAATCAAAGCTGCTGTCAAGGAGGCTTCTGAAGGAAGCTTGAAGGGAATTCTTGGTTACACCGAGGACGACGTCGTTTCTTCTGATTTCGTCGGTGACAGCAGGTCAAGCATCTTTGATGCAAAGGCTGGGATTTCATTGAACAACAACTTTGTGAAGCTTGTCTCTTGGTATGATAATGAATGGGGATACAGTTCACGTGTTATTGACTTGGTCCGACACATTGCCTCTGTTAAGTAA
- the LOC112697242 gene encoding probable carboxylesterase 11: MPSVAVKLYSVFFKFLLKHRLQNRIQAPPEHSDAFGVTTRPEESVAAANPSFTDGVATKDIHIDPFTSLSIRIFLPESALTPPEPRSNPNHNNAARKPRSDHGSASTRDSNSLPSRRNSYEPSTVMHREESMRRNSAGNGVVEGLNLMSNGVYRGYSPAGDNRRKLPVMLQFHGGGWVSGSNDSVANDMFCRRIAKLCDVIVVAVGYRLAPENRYPAAFEDGMKVMTWLAKQANLAECSKSMGVGKVGSGGGIGGVGGGVGGIEFKKPDAHRHIVDSFGASIVEPWLAAHGDPSRCILLGASCGANIADYVTRKAVEGGKLLDPVKVVAQVLLYPFFVGSVPTHSEIKLANSYFYDKPMCMLAWKLFLPEEEFGLDHPAANPLISGRGPPLKLMPPTLTVVAEHDWMRDRAIAYSEELRKVNVDAPVLEYKDAVHEFATLDVLIKSPQAQVCAEDIAIWVKKYISRRGHEFSY; the protein is encoded by the exons atgccAAGTGTGGCTGTGAAGCTCTACAGCGTCTTCTTCAAGTTCCTCTTGAAGCACCGTTTACAGAACCGGATTCAGGCACCGCCCGAACACTCCGACGCCTTTGGAGTTACCACCCGACCCGAAGAGTCCGTCGCCGCCGCCAACCCTTCTTTCACCGACGGCGTCGCTACCAAGGACATCCACATCGACCCCTTCACTTCCCTCTCTATCCGAATCTTCCTTCCCGAATCGGCACTGACTCCTCCCGAACCTCGTTCCAACCCTAACCACAACAACGCTGCTCGCAAACCTAGGTCCGATCATGGATCTGCATCCACGCGCGACTCGAACTCGCTTCCATCGCGCCGCAACAGCTATGAACCCTCCACTGTTATGCACAGGGAGGAATCGATGCGAAGGAACAGTGCCGGAAACGGCGTGGTTGAGGGTTTGAACTTAATGTCCAACGGCGTTTACCGGGGGTACTCGCCGGCAGGGGACAATAGGCGGAAACTTCCGGTGATGCTGCAGTTCCACGGCGGCGGTTGGGTGAGCGGGAGTAATGATTCTGTTGCCAACGATATGTTCTGTCGGCGGATCGCGAAGCTCTGCGATGTGATCGTGGTGGCTGTTGGGTACAGGCTGGCACCGGAGAATCGGTATCCGGCGGCGTTTGAGGACGGGATGAAAGTGATGACTTGGTTAGCCAAGCAGGCGAATTTAGCGGAATGTAGCAAGTCGATGGGGGTTGGGAAGGTTGGTAGTGGAGGAGGAATTGGTGGTGTCGGCGGCGGTGTTGGTGGGATTGAGTTCAAGAAACCAGATGCTCATAGGCATATAGTTGATTCATTTGGAGCTTCCATTGTTGAGCCGTGGTTGGCTGCTCATGGAGATCCATCAAG GTGTATTCTTCTTGGCGCAAGTTGTGGTGCAAATATTGCAGACTATGTGACTCGAAAAGCTGTGGAAGGAGGCAAACTTCTGGACCCAGTCAAGGTGGTAGCACAGGTCTTGCTGTATCCATTTTTCGTTGGAAGTGTGCCCACACATTCTGAAATAAAGTTAGCAAACTCCTACTTTTATGACAAACCTATGTGTATGCTTGCGTGGAAACTTTTCCTACCAGAGGAGGAATTTGGTTTGGACCATCCAGCCGCTAATCCCTTAATCTCGGGACGAGGTCCTCCTTTAAAGCTAATGCCTCCAACATTGACAGTGGTGGCAGAACACGACTGGATGAGAGATCGTGCCATTGCTTACTCAGAGGAGCTCCGGAAGGTGAATGTTGATGCACCTGTGCTTGAATACAAGGATGCAGTGCATGAATTTGCGACACTCGATGTACTTATTAAAAGCCCTCAGGCCCAGGTTTGTGCTGAGGACATTGCTATCTGGGTCAAGAAGTATATTTCACGTAGAGGTCATGAATTCTCTTACTGA
- the LOC112697240 gene encoding uncharacterized protein, with the protein MPPTYFPLRWESTGDQWWFASPIDLAAANGHYDLVRELLRIDSNHLFKLTSLRRIRRLELVWDDDGGDQFHHVAKCRSYVARKLHDECESKKGKKKNDSLIRSGYGGWLMYTAASAGDLEFVRKLLERNRLLAFGEGEYDVTDVLYAAARSKNSEVFRLLFDFAVTGKQRGNLEEKMVPSVYRWEMTNRGVHAAARGGNLVILEDLLANSSDVLAYRDAQGSTVLHSAAARGQVEVIKYLTSSSFEIINSTDHQGNTALHVASYRGQLPSVEALVSASPSLISLRNNSGETFLHKAVSGFQSHAFRKLDRQVELLRELLRGKKFHTDEIINVRNTDGRTALHLATIGNIRIDLVQLLMTSPSINVNACDVNGMTPLDYIKQNPNSTASKVLIRKLIAAGGMFGFRGYNSRKAIASHLKMQQQGNGSSPGTSFRISDTQIFLFTGIENNEWDASSDEGSATAMSALPSSEHIAYDSAALEHRRSTTSKRLSSMNYAAAARLRRVFYCHKGKKDKRNEGFKKSFDDKVSKEIPKPLRHKYFRPSMVVNNKRNFSVRSYQSSPNAKKRFASGTAHGDAQSVPHVKVSGRSRSSSFSMMSSSVSSPRSMDKQKDICIIDNNDGASCSSQMNNDGDESETLGKRASSVSRKMRSRGYLCFGERSLLNARTTLKRKEESKSGV; encoded by the exons ATGCCTCCAACATATTTCCCTCTTCGCTGGGAAAGCACAGGGGACCAATGGTGGTTCGCATCGCCAATAGACTTGGCTGCTGCTAACGGCCACTACGACTTGGTTCGCGAGCTTCTTCGAATCGATAGCAACCACCTCTTCAAGCTCACCTCGCTCCGCCGTATCCGCCGCCTCGAACTAGTATGGGACGACGACGGCGGAGACCAGTTCCATCACGTCGCCAAGTGTCGCTCTTACGTAGCCCGGAAGCTTCACGATGAGTGCGAatcaaagaaaggaaagaagaaaaatgattcTCTGATCCGCTCCGGGTACGGCGGGTGGCTCATGTACACTGCTGCATCAGCAGGGGACTTGGAATTCGTTCGGAAGCTTCTGGAGAGGAACCGTCTGCTGGCTTTTGGAGAAGGCGAGTATGACGTCACTGATGTGTTGTATGCTGCTGCGAGGAGCAAGAATAGTGAGGTTTTCCGGCTGCTGTTTGATTTTGCGGTTACCGGAAAACAACGTGGGAATCTGGAGGAGAAGATGGTTCCGTCTGTTTATAGGTGGGAGATGACAAATAGGGGTGTTCATGCTGCTGCTAGAGGGGGTAATTTAGTCATTTTGGAGGACCTTCTTGCAAATTCTTCTGATGTTTTGGCTTATAGAGATGCTCAGGGATCTACTGTCTTGCATTCTGCTGCAGCTAGAGGCCAAGTTGAG GTAATCAAATATCTCACATCATCATCCTTTGAAATTATCAACTCCACAGACCATCAAGGCAACACTGCATTACATGTGGCTTCATACAGAGGCCAACTACCTTCAGTTGAAGCTCTAGTCTCTGCATCTCCATCATTAATCTCTCTTAGAAACAATTCAGGAGAAACCTTTCTCCACAAGGCCGTGTCCGGTTTCCAGTCACATGCGTTTCGAAAACTGGACCGACAGGTTGAGCTTCTAAGGGAGTTACTGAGAGGGAAGAAGTTTCACACAGATGAAATCATCAACGTTAGGAACACTGATGGAAGAACAGCTCTTCACCTTGCCACCATTGGAAACATTCGCATTGATCTTGTCCAACTCTTGATGACATCTCCATCAATCAATGTCAATGCCTGCGATGTTAATGGAATGACTCCACTTGATTACATAAAGCAAAACCCGAATTCCACAGCATCGAAAGTACTAATCCGAAAATTGATTGCAGCTGGGGGAATGTTTGGTTTTAGAGGCTATAATTCAAGAAAAGCCATAGCTTCACACTTGAAAATGCAGCAGCAGGGGAATGGAAGCAGCCCTGGTACTTCTTTCCGAATCTCGGACACTCAAATCTTTCTGTTTACaggaattgagaataatgaatgGGATGCTAGTTCTGATGAGGGAAGCGCGACGGCGATGAGCGCTTTGCCTTCATCAGAACACATAGCATACGACTCTGCAGCTTTAGAGCACAGAAGATCAACCACTAGCAAGAGGCTGAGTTCCATGAACTACGCGGCCGCTGCTCGGTTGAGAAGAGTCTTTTATTGTCATAAGGGGAAGAAGGACAAGAGAAATGAAGGATTCAAGAAATCATTTGACGACAAGGTTTCCAAAGAAATCCCGAAACCACTTAGGCACAAATATTTTAGGCCTTCAATGGTTGTAAACAATAAAAGGAACTTTTCTGTGAGGAGTTACCAGTCAAGTCCGAATGCAAAGAAGAGATTTGCTTCAGGAACTGCGCACGGCGATGCGCAATCCGTGCCACATGTAAAGGTTTCAGGGAGGTCAAGGTCTAGTTCATTTTCCATGATGTCATCATCAGTTTCTTCACCAAGATCAATGGATAAGCAAAAGGATATTTGCATTATTGACAATAATGATGGAGCTTCTTGCTCAAGTCAAATGAACAACGATGGTGATGAATCAGAAACTTTGGGAAAGAGAGCTTCTTCAGTTAGTAGAAAAATGAGGAGTCGTGGTTATTTATGTTTTGGTGAGCGGAGTCTTCTTAATGCGAGAACAACCTTGAAGCGTAAAGAAGAAAGCAAGAGCGGGGTTTAG